A genomic region of Caulobacter vibrioides contains the following coding sequences:
- a CDS encoding ArnT family glycosyltransferase — MQTAINASPSSIESRAWRLTLLMVGALTAIRLMALFATPLELYPDEAQYWLWSRELAFGYFSKPPMIAWLIWLTTQIGGDAEGWVRLSAPFLHGATALVIHRIGLRLYGAWAGLAAAAIYSLMPGVVLSSGLIATDAPLLFFLSLTIWAYVRLSDAKAGRRYALAAGMGAALGMAFLSKYAAVYALGGLALHFAISPEGRRRWSPAIAGLFLVAFALVLAPNLAWNAANQFSTVKHTAANANWNAQQLFNFRELIEFVGSQFGVFGPVPFAVLIGGAIGLGVKKKLQSPDLLLLCFALPPLIVVAGEAFVSRANANWAGAAFVAGSVLAAGWLVRWNARRWLIGGLALQALFATFFVVCMVNPKVADATGLSNGFKRVRGWDQTIEAVIARVREEQALRGPLSAVAMDDRFVYNAAAYYGRDYFGQPGAPPLRMWVHEAYAQNQAETETPLDADYGRRALIVSLEGGYRPEIEQDFKAVSGLQIARVRLDKTRSRRVDLFIAEGFAPLPRDPITGLPPKPKTRPR; from the coding sequence ATGCAGACCGCTATCAACGCTTCGCCATCTTCCATCGAGAGCCGCGCCTGGCGGCTGACGCTTTTGATGGTCGGTGCGCTGACGGCCATCCGGCTCATGGCGCTCTTCGCGACCCCTCTAGAGCTCTACCCCGACGAAGCGCAGTACTGGCTGTGGTCGCGGGAACTGGCGTTCGGCTACTTCTCCAAGCCGCCGATGATCGCCTGGCTGATCTGGCTGACCACGCAAATCGGAGGCGACGCCGAGGGCTGGGTGCGGCTGTCCGCGCCGTTCTTGCATGGCGCGACCGCGCTGGTGATCCACAGGATCGGGCTGCGCCTTTACGGCGCCTGGGCGGGGCTCGCGGCGGCGGCGATCTACAGCCTCATGCCGGGGGTCGTGTTGTCGTCGGGCCTGATCGCGACCGACGCGCCGCTGCTGTTCTTCCTGTCGCTGACGATCTGGGCCTATGTGCGCCTGTCGGACGCTAAGGCGGGTCGCCGCTATGCGCTCGCGGCCGGCATGGGCGCTGCTCTTGGCATGGCTTTCCTGTCGAAGTACGCGGCGGTCTACGCACTTGGCGGCCTAGCGCTCCACTTCGCGATCTCGCCCGAGGGTCGGCGGCGCTGGTCGCCCGCCATCGCCGGCCTGTTTCTCGTCGCGTTCGCCCTGGTTCTGGCGCCGAACCTTGCCTGGAACGCGGCGAACCAGTTCTCCACCGTCAAGCACACGGCGGCGAACGCCAACTGGAACGCCCAGCAACTGTTTAACTTCCGTGAGCTGATCGAGTTCGTCGGCTCGCAGTTCGGCGTGTTCGGCCCGGTTCCCTTCGCGGTGCTGATCGGCGGCGCGATCGGGCTGGGCGTGAAGAAGAAGCTGCAATCGCCGGACCTTCTGTTGCTGTGCTTCGCCCTGCCGCCGCTGATCGTGGTCGCGGGCGAGGCGTTCGTCTCGCGCGCCAACGCCAACTGGGCGGGGGCGGCCTTTGTGGCCGGATCGGTCCTGGCCGCCGGGTGGCTGGTGCGGTGGAACGCTCGTCGCTGGCTGATCGGGGGCCTGGCCTTGCAGGCGCTGTTCGCCACCTTCTTCGTCGTGTGCATGGTCAACCCCAAGGTCGCCGACGCCACGGGCCTTTCCAACGGCTTCAAGCGGGTGCGGGGTTGGGACCAGACGATCGAGGCGGTCATCGCGCGGGTGCGAGAAGAGCAGGCGTTGCGCGGTCCCTTAAGCGCCGTCGCGATGGATGACCGCTTTGTCTACAACGCCGCCGCCTACTATGGCCGCGACTATTTCGGCCAACCCGGCGCGCCGCCGCTGCGCATGTGGGTGCACGAAGCCTACGCTCAGAACCAAGCCGAAACCGAGACCCCGCTGGACGCCGACTATGGCCGCCGCGCTCTGATCGTCAGCCTGGAAGGCGGCTATCGCCCCGAGATCGAGCAGGACTTCAAAGCCGTGTCCGGACTTCAGATCGCGCGCGTGCGGCTGGACAAGACACGGTCGCGGCGGGTTGACCTGTTCATCGCCGAGGGTTTCGCGCCGCTGCCGCGCGACCCGATCACCGGCCTGCCGCCCAAGCCCAAGACCCGCCCGCGATAG
- a CDS encoding TonB-dependent receptor, translated as MNMKHFALATTALVGGLMVASGASAQSTASQATEVDKVVVTASGQRAVSGLIAETAPKSKSSINQEYIDKQQAGQTILDTLNQTPGLSFTNSDAFGSSGGNVRLRGFDGNRISLTFDGIPLNDTGNYAIYTNQQLDGELISRASVNMGTTDVDSPTASAVGGTINYVTLTPTNDFSGMARASVGSDNYRRVFAMLNSGEFGPFGTKAWVAGSYQKYDKFKGPGSLEKKQFNARIYQSLANGDFASLAFHYNENRNNNYRAVTLAEYRAFGEDFDFTATCTNRTLNTATATITETAPAIPGNCVDFAGRQVNPSNTGNIRGQFLHHISDSLRVTFDPSFQYTLADGGGQLGTMSETDGRVRGTSTVGKDLNGDGDTADTVAFFTPSVTNTRRYGVTSSLIWDINDRQRLRVAYTGDFGYHRQTGEYTTLNADGTTTNVFGGKDGHGAKVFGSDGSFLRGRDRLSKAFLNQVAFEYRGEYFDDKLTVVAGLRMPYFKRELNQFCYSQDGSSNVRCTSEAPNATLANGNVTFAGSTTQFIKPYEATKKYDDVLPNIGLNYQLADRQYLYGSYAEGLSAPRTDSLYTVKRLANGSVVNPGVQPETTQAFDIGYRYQTPDLVAQVALWTNKFQNRIVSAYDDELGIFVDRNVGDAKGYGLDANASWRLEEYLSVFGSFSYNHSELKQNIPLNGQVLPTKGKFFVETPEYTFGGGFDWNITEALRLSMDLKYTGERWSTDVNDEKTPAYTITNVSIRYDMPFAEKTYLQLNVKNLFDEDYFGNISTRNNAVTITGVQNGSAPTYAVGFPRTLQLSLTTRF; from the coding sequence ATGAACATGAAACATTTCGCCCTGGCGACCACCGCCCTGGTGGGCGGCCTGATGGTCGCCAGCGGCGCGTCGGCTCAGTCGACCGCCTCGCAGGCCACCGAAGTCGACAAGGTTGTCGTCACCGCTTCGGGTCAACGCGCCGTCAGCGGTCTGATCGCTGAAACCGCGCCCAAGTCGAAGTCGTCGATCAACCAGGAATACATCGACAAGCAACAAGCTGGTCAGACCATCCTGGACACCCTGAACCAGACCCCGGGTCTGTCGTTCACCAACTCGGACGCCTTCGGCTCGTCGGGCGGTAACGTCCGTCTGCGCGGCTTCGACGGCAACCGTATCTCGCTGACGTTCGACGGCATCCCGCTGAACGACACCGGCAACTACGCGATCTACACCAACCAGCAACTGGACGGTGAACTGATCAGCCGCGCCTCGGTCAACATGGGCACGACCGACGTCGACAGCCCGACCGCCTCGGCCGTCGGTGGCACGATCAACTACGTGACCCTGACCCCCACGAACGACTTCAGCGGCATGGCCCGCGCCTCGGTCGGCAGCGACAACTATCGCCGCGTGTTCGCCATGCTGAACTCGGGCGAGTTCGGCCCGTTCGGCACCAAGGCTTGGGTCGCCGGCTCGTACCAGAAGTACGACAAGTTCAAGGGCCCGGGCTCGCTCGAAAAGAAGCAGTTCAACGCCCGCATCTATCAGAGCCTGGCCAATGGCGACTTCGCCAGCCTCGCGTTCCACTACAACGAAAACCGCAACAACAACTATCGCGCCGTCACGCTGGCCGAGTACCGTGCGTTCGGTGAAGACTTCGACTTCACCGCCACCTGCACGAACCGTACGCTGAACACCGCGACCGCGACGATCACTGAGACGGCTCCGGCCATCCCGGGTAACTGCGTCGACTTCGCTGGCCGTCAGGTCAACCCGTCGAACACCGGCAACATCCGTGGTCAGTTCCTGCACCACATCAGCGACAGCCTGCGCGTGACCTTCGACCCGTCGTTCCAGTACACGCTGGCCGACGGTGGCGGCCAGCTGGGCACGATGTCGGAAACCGACGGCCGCGTCCGCGGCACCAGCACGGTCGGCAAGGATCTGAACGGCGACGGCGACACCGCCGACACCGTGGCCTTCTTCACCCCGTCGGTGACCAACACCCGTCGTTACGGCGTCACCTCGTCGCTGATCTGGGACATCAACGACAGGCAGCGTCTGCGCGTCGCCTACACCGGTGACTTCGGCTACCACCGCCAGACCGGCGAATACACGACCCTGAACGCTGACGGCACGACCACCAACGTGTTCGGCGGCAAGGACGGTCATGGCGCTAAGGTCTTCGGTTCGGACGGCAGCTTCCTGCGCGGTCGTGACCGTCTGTCGAAGGCGTTCCTGAACCAGGTCGCCTTCGAATACCGCGGCGAATATTTCGACGACAAGCTGACCGTCGTGGCCGGCCTGCGCATGCCGTACTTCAAGCGTGAACTGAACCAGTTCTGCTACTCGCAAGACGGCTCGAGCAACGTGCGCTGCACCAGCGAAGCCCCGAACGCCACGCTGGCCAATGGCAACGTGACCTTCGCCGGTTCGACGACCCAGTTCATCAAGCCGTACGAAGCGACCAAGAAGTACGACGACGTTCTGCCGAACATCGGCCTGAACTATCAGCTGGCCGACCGCCAGTACCTCTACGGCAGCTACGCCGAGGGTCTGTCGGCGCCGCGTACGGACAGCCTCTACACCGTGAAGCGTCTGGCGAACGGCTCGGTCGTCAACCCGGGCGTCCAGCCGGAAACCACCCAAGCCTTCGACATCGGCTACCGCTATCAGACGCCGGATCTGGTCGCTCAAGTGGCTCTGTGGACCAACAAGTTCCAGAACCGCATCGTCAGCGCCTATGATGACGAGCTCGGCATCTTCGTCGATCGTAACGTCGGCGACGCCAAGGGCTACGGCCTGGACGCCAACGCCTCGTGGCGCCTGGAAGAGTACCTGAGCGTCTTCGGTTCGTTCTCGTACAACCACAGCGAACTGAAGCAGAACATCCCGCTGAACGGTCAGGTCCTTCCGACCAAGGGTAAGTTCTTCGTGGAAACGCCGGAATACACCTTCGGCGGCGGCTTCGACTGGAACATCACCGAGGCCCTGCGCCTGTCGATGGACCTGAAGTACACCGGTGAGCGCTGGTCGACCGACGTCAACGACGAAAAGACGCCGGCCTACACGATCACCAACGTCAGCATCCGCTACGACATGCCGTTCGCGGAAAAGACCTACCTGCAGCTGAACGTGAAGAACCTCTTCGACGAGGACTACTTCGGCAACATCAGCACCCGCAACAACGCGGTGACGATCACGGGCGTCCAGAACGGCTCCGCGCCGACCTACGCCGTGGGCTTCCCGCGCACGCTGCAGCTGAGCCTGACGACCCGCTTCTAA
- a CDS encoding agmatine deiminase family protein codes for MTVTVPAEWAPHRAMWVGFPSHAELWQEDLEPAQQEVADLARALAGPGGERVRLMVVGDEAEAAARALLSDTTVEIVRGQFGDIWLRDTGPIFVDDAGKAVAAGFKFNGWGGKYSLEGDDIVAEQIAAASGAPLVRNDFILEGGALDHDGNGTILTTRQCLLNDNRNAGWDEAAANAALTQALGAKKVLWLGKGLKNDHTDGHVDNLARFVAPGVVACPMGYGLDDPNADIYGDTAKMLAGMTDSRGSPLQVVRIPSPGKLLDEDGEPIPASHMNFLIANEAVIVPIYAEESGAFAVEVIKGLFPERQVIGLPSTAILTGGGSFHCISQQEPETA; via the coding sequence ATGACCGTGACCGTTCCCGCCGAGTGGGCTCCGCACCGCGCCATGTGGGTGGGCTTCCCCAGCCACGCCGAGCTTTGGCAGGAGGATCTTGAGCCCGCCCAGCAGGAGGTCGCCGACCTGGCCCGCGCCCTGGCCGGCCCGGGCGGCGAGCGCGTGCGCCTGATGGTGGTTGGTGACGAGGCCGAGGCCGCCGCCCGCGCCCTGCTGTCCGACACCACGGTCGAGATCGTCCGGGGTCAGTTCGGCGACATCTGGCTGCGCGACACCGGGCCGATCTTCGTCGACGACGCCGGCAAGGCCGTGGCCGCCGGCTTCAAGTTCAACGGCTGGGGCGGCAAGTACAGCCTCGAGGGTGACGACATCGTCGCCGAGCAGATCGCCGCCGCCTCGGGCGCGCCGCTGGTCCGTAACGACTTCATCCTGGAAGGCGGCGCGCTGGACCATGACGGCAACGGCACGATCCTGACGACGCGCCAGTGCCTCTTGAACGACAATCGCAACGCCGGCTGGGACGAGGCCGCCGCAAACGCCGCCCTGACCCAGGCGCTGGGCGCCAAGAAGGTGCTGTGGCTGGGCAAGGGTCTGAAGAACGACCACACCGACGGGCACGTCGACAACCTGGCCCGCTTCGTTGCGCCGGGCGTCGTGGCCTGTCCGATGGGCTATGGCCTGGATGATCCGAACGCGGACATCTACGGCGACACCGCCAAGATGCTGGCCGGCATGACCGACAGCCGCGGCTCGCCGCTGCAGGTCGTCCGCATTCCGTCGCCGGGCAAGCTGCTTGACGAGGACGGCGAGCCGATCCCGGCCTCGCACATGAACTTCCTGATCGCCAACGAGGCGGTGATCGTGCCGATCTACGCCGAGGAATCGGGCGCGTTCGCCGTCGAGGTGATCAAGGGCCTGTTCCCGGAGCGTCAGGTCATCGGCCTGCCGTCCACCGCCATCCTCACGGGCGGCGGTTCGTTCCACTGCATCAGCCAACAAGAGCCGGAGACCGCCTGA
- the aguB gene encoding N-carbamoylputrescine amidase, translated as MARTLSVAAIQTAYGMDLQANIKKTEGFIREAASKGAQVILPSELFQGPYFCVAQEERWFAEAHPWREHPVVKAIAPLAGELGVVIPISIFEREGPHYFNSLVMADADGSLMGVYRKSHIPDGPGYMEKYYFRPGDTGFKVWDTRFGRIGVGICWDQWYPECARAMALMGAEALFYPTAIGSEPHDASLDTALPWRRAMQGHAVSNVIPVIGANRIGFEPWDGYPNGGQTFYGSSFVADHRGDLVSELGRADEGLVSATFDLDFLTTHRAAWGFFRDRRPELYTALASGRPA; from the coding sequence ATGGCCCGCACGCTCAGCGTCGCCGCGATCCAGACCGCGTATGGCATGGATCTGCAGGCCAACATCAAGAAGACCGAAGGCTTCATCCGCGAGGCCGCGTCGAAGGGCGCGCAGGTCATCCTGCCGTCGGAGTTGTTCCAGGGACCCTACTTCTGCGTCGCCCAGGAAGAACGGTGGTTCGCAGAGGCCCATCCGTGGCGTGAGCACCCGGTCGTCAAGGCCATCGCGCCCCTGGCGGGTGAGCTTGGCGTGGTGATCCCGATCTCGATCTTCGAGCGCGAAGGCCCGCACTATTTCAACAGCCTGGTGATGGCCGACGCCGACGGCTCGCTGATGGGCGTCTATCGCAAGAGCCATATTCCCGACGGTCCGGGCTATATGGAGAAGTACTACTTCCGGCCCGGCGACACCGGCTTCAAGGTCTGGGACACCCGCTTTGGCCGGATTGGCGTCGGCATCTGCTGGGACCAGTGGTACCCCGAATGCGCCCGCGCCATGGCCCTGATGGGCGCCGAGGCCCTGTTCTATCCGACCGCGATCGGCAGCGAGCCGCATGACGCCAGCCTGGACACCGCCCTGCCGTGGCGGCGGGCCATGCAGGGCCATGCCGTCAGCAACGTGATCCCGGTGATCGGCGCCAACCGCATCGGCTTCGAGCCCTGGGACGGCTATCCGAACGGCGGCCAGACCTTCTATGGCTCGTCGTTCGTGGCCGACCATCGCGGCGACCTGGTCAGCGAGCTGGGCCGCGCCGACGAAGGCCTGGTCAGCGCGACCTTCGATCTCGATTTCCTGACCACGCACCGCGCGGCCTGGGGCTTCTTCCGCGATCGCCGGCCAGAGCTCTATACGGCCCTGGCCAGCGGCCGCCCCGCGTGA
- a CDS encoding GNAT family N-acetyltransferase has translation MIETDRLVLRPAVDADRDAIADLNARPEVGAWLGGVRSRAESDAFVDQVMAHEAQHGFGFWAVERKADVRLVGMTGVWWVPPAMNMPDTTEIGWRFLPEVWGQGYATEAAGAALAYGFGVLKRPEIIAFTARPNLASQAVMRRIGMTPAPERDFLHPRLAEGDPLRPHVTFVAYP, from the coding sequence GTGATCGAAACAGACCGTCTGGTGTTGCGCCCGGCGGTCGACGCCGATCGGGACGCGATCGCCGATCTGAACGCCCGGCCCGAAGTGGGCGCTTGGCTGGGCGGGGTGCGTTCGCGCGCCGAAAGTGACGCGTTCGTCGATCAGGTCATGGCCCACGAGGCCCAGCACGGCTTCGGCTTCTGGGCGGTCGAGCGTAAGGCGGACGTCCGCCTTGTCGGCATGACCGGCGTCTGGTGGGTCCCGCCCGCGATGAACATGCCTGACACAACCGAGATCGGTTGGCGCTTTCTGCCCGAGGTCTGGGGACAGGGCTACGCCACCGAAGCCGCCGGAGCGGCGCTTGCGTATGGCTTCGGGGTCCTGAAGCGACCGGAGATCATCGCCTTCACGGCCAGGCCCAACCTTGCGTCCCAGGCGGTGATGCGCCGGATCGGCATGACGCCGGCGCCAGAGCGCGATTTCCTGCATCCCCGACTGGCGGAGGGCGATCCTCTGCGGCCGCATGTGACCTTCGTGGCGTATCCTTAA